The Vigna unguiculata cultivar IT97K-499-35 chromosome 11, ASM411807v1, whole genome shotgun sequence genomic sequence AGTGAGGATAGAGGTCAAGCTAGCTGTGTAGCTTGAATTTATGATCAACACCACAAAGAGCCATATGATTAGCACCAATCGTCCAAGTCCACTCACAGTGTTCTCCCCTGTGTCAAGTCAACGAATTTCATCATGTACAATACAAAACAACAACTGTTGCAGGTAAAAATTGAAGAGGGtgtgaaagagaaaaacatacTGTGTGAGAAGAACATTGTTGAGAAACTAAACCTGCAAAAGAGGAAGGAATTCAtcttagtaaaaatattttactgtATGATAAAGTAATGCAATTACCTCTAATCTATGATCATCACAAAGGGGCTTTTGTGATCCACGAAAAGATTCAGAAAAAGGCTTTCAAATGGGCAGAACATACTCACCAAAACACTGTTATAAGTTGTTTCCTCGGTGAGCCCCGGAACTCAGGATTGAGCCTGTGCTCAAGAATCCATACAACACTtccaacaaaaagaaagaaagcacCGGTGACACACCACATTTGAGTAGTGAATGGCTGAAGGAAAGACCAAGGGCTTGATTTCTGCTCCTTAAAaggaacaacaacaacaagccCTGATGGCATGAAAGGTTGAGTAAAATCCACAATCCTTGTCCTATTTGTCACAATTGTCACATCTCCAACTACTGCATCAAAGTTCTGAACAAGTAAAGGACACCAAATTAGCAAAACTATCAGAATTTGAAAACCATAGAGGATCAGCTTCACACATTACTGCTGCTTACAGTCCTTTCTAGACCATAGTGAATTATCAAGGGTTAAATATGCTTCAGTTTCTAAACTTAGATATAAAGTTGGAATTCGGTCATGTCTCAAAgttagatatatatatttattttcaaaatttaggaccaaaatgtatcaagtttagaaaaaaatgaattttaatttcacatcaaatttaggggatcaaaaacatatttaaccaaattatcaatgataaaaatataagatttagaAACTCACATTTTGTGCAACTTGTTCCACAAGCTCGTTGTAGCTAGGATTCCTTACACCATTTCCAAATAACATGTATTTTCGTGGAACGGGGTAAGGCAACAATTTCAAGGCTGCTTCAAAAACGTCAATGCAATAGCCTTGTACCCCTGGAGGGTTCTTGTCCTTAGAAACAAAGTCCTTGTAGCTCACTCTATTAGGAACTGCTATCCTAAGTGGTTGTCCATTGTTGGGAAACACCCACCCTCTTGGTGTAGTTGTAATCTCTCCAGGCCATATCACACTGTAAAGTTGTTGATTTCTCAGCAAAgatgtgtttgatgaatttttCAGATATAAAGTTTCAGGAGCTATAACTGACAGGCCAGAATGATTAGACCAATAACCAATTCTACGGGATCCACCACCACCAATATTGAGAATTTCATATGCTGGATCAACTAAATTCTTCTCCATGTCAAACTCAATTTCACCACTCACACCAGTGAAGTTCATTCCCAAAATTGTCTGGAGAAACTGTGGACCACCATCAAACGTACGAAGTGAAGCTAAATGCAACATGCTTCCATTTGTGTCTTGCAACTTAGGGTCACTAGAGAAAGAAATGTTTCCACCTTCATTGAGATAAGCATCAAGAGCACGAGCTGCTAACCAAACAGAATCATAAGCATAAAACGCATAAGAATTGAAGCTTACAGTTTCTTTGGCTCTCTGGCTTTTCAAGCTGGAGAGAAGATTCTTCTTGAGATCAGAATCAGGAATGTGATGACGAAAAGCCACAATCCCTTGTAAGAGATTCATTGTGTCAGGATCAGGTAACTCTGAAGAATCCAGCACTGAATGAAGCCAATCTGTTGCAATCCAAACATAGCCACTTCCCATCATTCCAAGCTTCTTGGCAATAGAGAAAATTGCTAAACCAGTATCAGGATTCACATGCAGAACATAGACCCGTGATTCCATCAAGTTCACTTCATTCAACAAGTCACTGATATCACTTTCTGATGCCCCAGGTGAAAACGCAGCCTTGTAAGAGATCTTGGAACGTTTCTTTGACAGTGCATCACCCAATACAGAAACTCCATTCCTGCCATTGTCATCATCTACATAGATTGCAATTACCTCCCTCCATCTGTGATAATTAATAAAGGCTGAAACTGCATACATCTGAAAATAATCATTCTGAGTAGTGCGAATGAAATAAGGGTACTGTAGAGAAGATAGAGTGGGGTCAGTAGCCCCAAACGACAGAAGAGGTACATGGAGTTCATTAACAACATGAGAGATTATATGAGCTATTCCAGATGACAGTGGACCAACAACAGCAACCACATCATTCTCCATCAACTGCAGAGCTACATCATCAACAAGATTAATCAAGCCCTTCCCCAAAGAGAGGACAAAAAAGTGTTGAGATTAAAGTTAAGTAAAACCAATAGGTGAAAGAGATAGCTGCTGAAATTTCAAGCTTTGGCAATGGCAGATACCTTCCATTGTTCCAAGAAACGCACTGCAATTTGTGCTGTGCAAAATGACTTGCAGGTCAATGCCAGGGAGAATGCTCGTGCTAGAATTAACATCTTTAACAGCAGCCAAAATTGCAGGTAAAGCAGATCTTCCAATGACAGAATCCGCAGGAAAGAGGGCTCCGAATTTCACAACCTTCGGTCTTGAAGAAACAGAGGAATCCACACTGGTAGGTGAAGAAGGTTCTTTCCTCCCCACAATTTCTAAGGGAATCCACAAGCACAAAACCAAGAGGAACAGTGATCTTCCCGTAACCATGCTTCCAAGAGGACCTTCCTTCAAAGTTTGCAACTTTCGGCTTCGGTTCTTCGGTTTATACCACCATTCTGCTCAGAGAACTAAGCACACCAGTCATGTGCCAAACCCATTTCAGGAACAGcacaaaaaatgaatataagtaAGCACCGTCGTAGTTGAAACAGCAAGGAAAAACAGCTCATGCTCCATGAACTCAAAGATTCTATCTATATTTTTGGTGCTTGAGCCTAGAAAAGACTAGGATTCCGcactcaaaaagaaaaattccatGTTCATACTTTTTGTGATTCTAAATATGCATGAGTGAACCACAAATCACAGTAATCCAATCATACCCAGAAATTCCAAAAGATAAGCCACTGAAACCATATAATAAAGGTTGGTGCTTTGGAGAAGTTAAACCCACATGTTTGatttattcattaataaatgataatgatataaaacaaaaaccaaTATAATATGTCTCAGAAACCTAGATAACACGTTAGGAAGAAGAGAATATCAGAGGTTACCTCAACACCAGACTTGAAGAGATAAAAAAGCTTAGAACAGCGCTGTTCTGAAACATTGGAACATGACCAGCTGAAGAGGGAAGTTACTGTGCCTTAGGTTCAAGAAAAGAATCATTCACTCGCTTTCAAGCATATTCATTTCAAATGTCGTGGTGATTGAAGAGATTTTTTAAGATCCGCAATGGAACCAACGTGTTCATTTATTTTCCAGTTCTTGTaactaatgaaaaaaataaataagacaaattttttttagaattaaaatacTTGGATAATAGCATGAACACTACGTTGTCTCTCCTTTTTTTGGTTGATATTTTGCATCAACAATTCCTACCAAACAAAAGGATGGGACTTCTACGTACACACTGCTTATTCCGTTaagaaggaaaaatgaaaatactCAGAAAGTGTGAActatattaaaagttttaaaaagtaatatttaaaaaaaataaaagggttTAACAAAATATCATAACGGAGCTGTGAATGCAGACAAAGCAATAGCCATAGCCATCATTGGAGGACGAAAGACAGAGAAAGACTGGTTTGGTTGGAAATACAGTTAAAAAAGTAGGTATTATAAAcgaaaatattacttaaaaaatgtaGTCACCATTGCGATTAATTTTTTTGGTACCTAATTAAAACTATCAATTCAAATTAACAcaatatattttactaattatgtattttattaaatattttactataaCTTCATCTGTTACAAACCATGTGCCCCAGAACAAATTAATCtgctaattatttaattacaatctgagtataacatttattctcttacattgatgcaataatttgtttaaaagatATATCTGTTCCCTAATTTATTAATGGGGTCTGATAATGACAGTTTAGACTTTAAAACTATCTAAATATGCCATATAATACAAGAAAGTGAGTTGATAATATGGAAAAATGCATTATACGGTTAACACATGAATTAATACTTTCAACGCTCATTGCTGCTGCTAATAATTAAtagatataatatttatgatggttatttattataatacaattattaacgattaaattttgttgttatttaaaatgttaaattagcataattttttttaatgtgtttaGTTATCTCCGCCGACAGCCgtacatcattttttttcataaatttgtcattaatttaactttttttttcttaattacttAATCATTACTCGAATTTCTTTAATTGACTTATAATTGGGATTAATCTTGATGCAATAGATTAACACAAACCCGTAAAtggaataaaaagtaaaaaaaacaaaaaatcgcAATTAAAAACGAAAGAGTAAAGGCTGAAAATGAAAACTCTGAATCAAGTTTGAATGTGAAAGCTTTGAGTGGTAGTTCTACATTAATAaagcttcttttttttcttttttggggTAAAGTTACACAATAAAGTTGAAATGGTGACATGAAAGAGATTTATGTGAAATGCATTAACAAAGTGGCGAACCAGAAACTCcgaaaaagagaaaatacattaaatacGAAAAGGATTTATATGCTTTTCTTTCACAGTTCtcattttgtttatttgttttttcttgcattaaatatatttttatatcttaagttttaataaaatttgaaattagtctattttcatcaatttagttttcattttaaaaaatgtgtaaatttagtttttttaaccaaattttattaaatttatctgacgtttcaaagacatttcataatagtatttaaattgtttatactatttgacacattttcgttttaatattaactcaaatattatcataaaatatgtttaaaatgtcaaataaacttaacaaattttagtaaaaaagactgaatttatatatttttgaaaataaaaaattaaattagtataaaattttaaagagggtctaattctaaaattcacttaaaaataaaagtactaaaaatatatttaattttttttctttgacgGACTGTGTGAATTTGTTGAATTGTGATTTATGAAGATGAATTTAGAATTTCATGTGTGGctttatatcttttaatattacagaggaaagtttttatattaattttttgaccAAGGGACAGTGTAAGGTATGGTGAATAAATGATTCGTACTCACCAATATTAAAAGACACGTGATGGGTCCtgttctatttttctctctccttctcaCTAAGTCAAAGCCTTATCCCAATTggccaatattttttttaatttgttttctttgttttttctatcTTCACTCCCTCTATTTCCTATTATTTATCACATATAGCATAAAAAGCTTTGAGATGTGTTTGATTTCTCGTTGTAAACGTGAAAAAAGtggtgaaaagaagaaaaaacaaactagTTAAccactaaaaaagaaaaagatttgtTAAGAATAGTTTAGTAGGTTGAGAAGtgaaaaaagataataatattagacAAGTTAgtttcataaatataaaataaagattttaattGCTTTTGGATCTATGCCACTTTTCGATAACATGTTTCTGTTTCGAgtgtttaaaaagaaataaagta encodes the following:
- the LOC114169469 gene encoding glutamate receptor 3.4-like isoform X1 is translated as MVTGRSLFLLVLCLWIPLEIVGRKEPSSPTSVDSSVSSRPKVVKFGALFPADSVIGRSALPAILAAVKDVNSSTSILPGIDLQVILHSTNCSAFLGTMEALQLMENDVVAVVGPLSSGIAHIISHVVNELHVPLLSFGATDPTLSSLQYPYFIRTTQNDYFQMYAVSAFINYHRWREVIAIYVDDDNGRNGVSVLGDALSKKRSKISYKAAFSPGASESDISDLLNEVNLMESRVYVLHVNPDTGLAIFSIAKKLGMMGSGYVWIATDWLHSVLDSSELPDPDTMNLLQGIVAFRHHIPDSDLKKNLLSSLKSQRAKETVSFNSYAFYAYDSVWLAARALDAYLNEGGNISFSSDPKLQDTNGSMLHLASLRTFDGGPQFLQTILGMNFTGVSGEIEFDMEKNLVDPAYEILNIGGGGSRRIGYWSNHSGLSVIAPETLYLKNSSNTSLLRNQQLYSVIWPGEITTTPRGWVFPNNGQPLRIAVPNRVSYKDFVSKDKNPPGVQGYCIDVFEAALKLLPYPVPRKYMLFGNGVRNPSYNELVEQVAQNNFDAVVGDVTIVTNRTRIVDFTQPFMPSGLVVVVPFKEQKSSPWSFLQPFTTQMWCVTGAFFLFVGSVVWILEHRLNPEFRGSPRKQLITVFWFSFSTMFFSHRENTVSGLGRLVLIIWLFVVLIINSSYTASLTSILTVRQLSSQIEGIDSLISSTQPIGIQDGSFARKYLVDDLNIAESRIVTLKNMEDYIDALQRGPEAGGVVAVVDELPYIEFLMSSTQCKFRTVGQEFTKSGWGFAFQRDSPLAVDLSTAILQLSESGDLQRIHDKWLNKKECTTVDVDSNKLALTSFWGLFLICGIACFITLTIFFARIFCQYNKFIPESEKIDEEIQPVRRSRRPSRTPSLKKWMVFVDKRESEVKEILRDNKKRRHSQSLEDPSVSSAI
- the LOC114169469 gene encoding glutamate receptor 3.4-like isoform X2, giving the protein MLILARAFSLALTCKSFCTAQIAVRFLEQWKLMENDVVAVVGPLSSGIAHIISHVVNELHVPLLSFGATDPTLSSLQYPYFIRTTQNDYFQMYAVSAFINYHRWREVIAIYVDDDNGRNGVSVLGDALSKKRSKISYKAAFSPGASESDISDLLNEVNLMESRVYVLHVNPDTGLAIFSIAKKLGMMGSGYVWIATDWLHSVLDSSELPDPDTMNLLQGIVAFRHHIPDSDLKKNLLSSLKSQRAKETVSFNSYAFYAYDSVWLAARALDAYLNEGGNISFSSDPKLQDTNGSMLHLASLRTFDGGPQFLQTILGMNFTGVSGEIEFDMEKNLVDPAYEILNIGGGGSRRIGYWSNHSGLSVIAPETLYLKNSSNTSLLRNQQLYSVIWPGEITTTPRGWVFPNNGQPLRIAVPNRVSYKDFVSKDKNPPGVQGYCIDVFEAALKLLPYPVPRKYMLFGNGVRNPSYNELVEQVAQNNFDAVVGDVTIVTNRTRIVDFTQPFMPSGLVVVVPFKEQKSSPWSFLQPFTTQMWCVTGAFFLFVGSVVWILEHRLNPEFRGSPRKQLITVFWFSFSTMFFSHRENTVSGLGRLVLIIWLFVVLIINSSYTASLTSILTVRQLSSQIEGIDSLISSTQPIGIQDGSFARKYLVDDLNIAESRIVTLKNMEDYIDALQRGPEAGGVVAVVDELPYIEFLMSSTQCKFRTVGQEFTKSGWGFAFQRDSPLAVDLSTAILQLSESGDLQRIHDKWLNKKECTTVDVDSNKLALTSFWGLFLICGIACFITLTIFFARIFCQYNKFIPESEKIDEEIQPVRRSRRPSRTPSLKKWMVFVDKRESEVKEILRDNKKRRHSQSLEDPSVSSAI